Within Vicinamibacteria bacterium, the genomic segment CTCGCCACCGAGACCGACCGCACGCTCTTTTTCGACTTTCTGCCCCTGGAGCTCGGCACTGTGCGCGGCTTCAAGACCCGTTTCCACCTCTACACCGTTCCCGGCCAGGTCTTCTATGACGCCAGCCGGAAACTGATCCTGAAGGGGGTGGACGGGGTCATCTTCGTGGCCGACTGCCAGGTCGAGCGCATGGACGCCAACGCCGAGTCCCTCGACAACCTGGTCATCAACCTGCGGACCCAGGGCTACGACCTCATGACGCTCCCTTACGTGCTCCAGCTCAACAAGCGCGACCTGCCC encodes:
- a CDS encoding ADP-ribosylation factor-like protein, which gives rise to MTFINYASREINCKIVYYGPGLCGKTTNLQWIYDKTNPGAKGKLISLATETDRTLFFDFLPLELGTVRGFKTRFHLYTVPGQVFYDASRKLILKGVDGVIFVADCQVERMDANAESLDNLVINLRTQGYDLMTLPYVLQLNKRDLPNVASVEEMKRLLVKKEEPVIEAVAMKGVGVFETLKGVAKLVLSELTRAG